One genomic segment of Oncorhynchus masou masou isolate Uvic2021 chromosome 16, UVic_Omas_1.1, whole genome shotgun sequence includes these proteins:
- the LOC135557343 gene encoding gastrula zinc finger protein XlCGF17.1-like, whose protein sequence is MNMSSPPVKEEEVCWTEEEGLWLNVVVKEEEEDVKIQKQVEGEAVTVKEEEKDSFRVKEEDVTVKEEEEEKEEDTVFGVKKEGEITITLKDEDEEEEIGYLISTRKRSVYLGSSGEPQQPQDADEAEKGFSRSELLKKHQQRPTGEKSHCCSDCGKRFTSSAGITIHQRIHTGEKPYCCDQCGKRYLTCSSLTKHQRTHTGEKLFSCSDCGKSFVSSGCLESHQRTHTGEKPYRCDQCGKSFVTSSSLTKHERTHTGEKPYNCKQCGKTFSQSFSLISHQRTHTGEKPYSCDQCGKSFVTSSSLTIHQRTHTGEKRYSCDQCDKRYSSKRSLIKHQKKHT, encoded by the exons aTGAACATGAGCTCCCCTCCTGTTAAAGAAGAGGAAGTCTGCTGGACGGAGGAAGAGGGTCTGTGGCTGAACGTTGtggtgaaagaggaggaagaggatgtcaaaatacaaaaacaagtagagggtgaggctgttacagtgaaagaagaagagaaagactcgttcagagtgaaagaggaggatgttacagtcaaagaagaggaggaagagaaagaggaggatacaGTTTTTGGAGTGAAGAAGGAAGGGGAGATTACTATCACATTGAAAgatgaagatgaagaggaggagataggATATCTGATTAGCACCA GAAAGAGAAGTGTCTATcttggatcctctggggagcctcaacaacctcaagatgctgacgaggcagagaaAGGTTTCTCCAGATCTGAACTCCTCAAGAAGCACCAGCAGAGACCTACAGGGGAAAAatctcactgctgctctgactgtgggaagagattcacctCCTCAGCAGGCATTACAATTCATCAAagaatccacacaggagagaaaccttattgctgtgatcaatgtgggaagagatatCTTACATGCAGCAGTCTAACtaaacaccagagaacacacaccggagagaaactttttagctgctctgactgtggaaagagttttgtttCTTCAGGATGTTTagaatcacaccagagaacacacacaggagagaaaccttatagatgtgatcaatgtgggaagagttttgttacaTCTAGTAGTCTGACTAAAcacgagagaacacacacaggagagaaaccatataACTGTAAACAATGTGGGAAGACTTTTAGTCAGTCATTCAGcctgatatcacaccagagaacacacaccggagagaaaccttatagctgtgatcaatgtgggaagagttttgttacTTCTAGCAGTCTgactatacaccagagaacacacacaggagagaaacgttatagctgtgatcaatgtgacaAGAGATACTCTAGTAAAAGATctctgatcaaacatcagaaaaAACATACATGA
- the LOC135557339 gene encoding zinc finger protein 239-like codes for MSCSLNFSPPAKEDGVCWTVKEALGLNVFVKEEDVTVKQEVEGEAVTVKEEEKEVTVKEEEDVFRVKEEEDVTVKEREKEEDVVFEVKEEETEGERRAYRGSSGEPQQHHDADEAEKSLSTSGHLKKHHQRPTGKKPHCCSDCGKHFKSSSELKKHQRIHTGEKPYSCDQCGKSFTQSSHLVSHQRTHTGEKPYSCDQCGKGFTQSTNLVSHQRTHTGEQPYSCEQCGKNFSRREHLKEHQRTHTGEKPYSCDQCGKSFSQIEHLKGHQRTHTGEKPYSCDVCADSFTTSSQLVVHQRVHTGEKPYSCSQCGKSFTQSNSLKSHQRTHTGDKPYNCDQCDKRYSHSSGLIKHQKIHAGDPQSVECSPPPDLGS; via the exons ATGAGTTGCTCACTAAACTTCTCCCCTCCTGCTAAAGAAGATGGAGTCTGCTGGACTGTGAAAGAAGCTCTGGGACTGAACGTTTTCGTGAAAGAGGAGGATgtcacagtaaaacaagaagtAGAGGGCGAAGCTGTTaccgtgaaagaagaagagaaagaagttacagtgaaagaagaggaagacgtcttcagagtgaaagaggaggaggatgttacagtaaaagaaagggagaaagaggaggatgtagTTTTTGaagtgaaggaggaggagacagaag GAGAGAGACGGGCCTATCGTGGATCCTcaggggagcctcaacaacatcatgatgctgacgaggcagagaagagtctctccacatCAGGACACCTCAAGAAACACCATCAGAGACCCACAGGAAAGAAacctcactgctgctctgactgtgggaaacaTTTCAAATCTTCATCAGAACTTAAAaaacaccagagaattcacacaggagagaagccttatagctgtgatcagtgtggcaagagttttactcagtcaagCCACCtggtatcacaccagagaacacacacaggagagaagccttatagctgtgatcagtgtggcaAGGGTTTTACTCAGTCAACCAACCtggtatcacaccagagaacacacacaggagagcagCCATATAGCTGTGAGCAATGTGGGAAAAACTTTTCTCGGAGAGAACACCTTAAAGagcaccagagaacacacacaggagagaaaccttatagttgtgatcaatgtgggaaaagCTTTTCTCAGATAGAACACCTTAAAGGACACCAGAGaacacatacaggagagaagccttatagctgtgatgtATGTGCAGATAGTTTTACTACATCAAGCCAGCTGGTAGTACACCAGCgagtacacacaggagagaaaccttatagctgtagtcagtgtgggaagagttttactcagtcaaACAGCCTtaaatcacaccagagaacacacacaggagataaaCCTTATAACTGTGATCAATGTGACAAGAGATACTCTCATTCAAGTGGTCTGattaaacatcagaaaatacatgcAGGAGATCCACAGAGTGTGGAATGTTCTCCACCACCAGACCTGGGTAGTTGA